Proteins from a single region of Nakamurella flava:
- a CDS encoding ABC transporter permease: protein MTTSSQAARPGPGTTSRRRTRPAAGSGLPAWVFLPAAVGGLFVLLPLVAMVARVQWSQFWTLISSESSLAALRLSLQTSAASTVLCVLLGTPMALVLARGHFPGLRLARSLVLLPLVLPPVVGGIALIYTFGRQGLLGSSLEALGLRIAFTTTAVVIAQTFVALPFLVLSLEGALRTAGERYEAVAATLGARPTTVLRRVTLPLVLPGLFSGAVLAFARSLGEFGATLTFAGSLQGVTRTLPLEIYLQRESDADAAVALSLVLVVVAVLIVLATRSRASSGAL from the coding sequence ATGACCACGTCTTCGCAGGCGGCCAGGCCGGGTCCAGGGACGACGTCCCGTCGACGGACCCGGCCGGCCGCCGGTTCCGGGCTGCCGGCCTGGGTCTTTTTGCCGGCCGCGGTCGGCGGGCTGTTCGTGCTCCTCCCGCTGGTGGCCATGGTCGCCCGCGTCCAGTGGTCGCAGTTCTGGACGTTGATCTCCTCGGAGTCCTCGCTGGCGGCGCTGCGGCTCAGCCTGCAGACCTCGGCGGCCAGCACCGTGCTGTGCGTGCTGCTCGGCACGCCGATGGCTCTGGTGCTGGCCCGCGGACACTTCCCCGGGTTGCGTCTGGCCCGATCGCTGGTCCTGCTGCCCCTGGTGCTGCCGCCGGTGGTCGGCGGGATCGCCCTCATCTACACCTTCGGCCGACAGGGCCTGCTCGGCAGTTCCCTCGAGGCCCTCGGCCTGCGCATCGCCTTCACCACCACCGCCGTCGTCATCGCCCAGACCTTCGTCGCGCTGCCGTTTCTCGTGCTCAGCCTGGAGGGAGCGCTGCGCACCGCGGGCGAACGCTACGAGGCCGTCGCCGCCACCCTCGGCGCCCGGCCGACCACCGTGCTGCGTCGGGTGACCCTGCCGCTCGTGCTGCCGGGCCTGTTCTCCGGCGCCGTACTGGCCTTCGCCCGATCCCTCGGCGAGTTCGGCGCCACCCTGACGTTCGCCGGCAGCCTGCAGGGGGTGACCCGGACGCTGCCGCTGGAGATCTACCTGCAGCGGGAGAGCGACGCCGACGCCGCGGTGGCGCTTTCCCTGGTGCTGGTGGTCGTCGCCGTGCTGATCGTGCTGGCCACCCGCAGCCGTGCCTCGTCGGGCGCCCTGTGA